Below is a window of Plasmodium sp. gorilla clade G2 genome assembly, chromosome: 14 DNA.
aaagaattattaaatgtaaaaaataaaataaaaatatacatcgtaacaatatatatatatatatatatatttataaatatatgtattatatgtattatataattttttactttttttttaagacgTACAAACTGTTCGCAGAGAGGAATAAATGCAAAGTTGAAAAAATacaagtaaaaataaatacttatatgtttatatttataagtatattcttttcatttatttgttcatttttttttttttttttctctccaAATTTTATAGGATATTAGTGATTCCTTAGTTATAAGTTCAAATGAAaacttaaatataattaaagagGACAAGCAAAttgaaataaatttatatgatctttttaaaaatgaaagtgGTATTCATCAGGTGAAAAGGATACCAAAGAATGATTCTAAAGTAGGAAAAaaatcacaaaaaaaatataaatataaatatatatatatatatatatatatatatgtactatattattttatttttttttattttcgaGAAGAATAGGATTCATTCATCCACAGCTACGATTgcaatattttttcataaaaaggaagaaccaaaatatgaaattaatttgaaagatttaaaaatttCAACATTCAGATCGAGTAAACCAGGTGGACAAAATGTCAACAAGGTACTCttgtcaaaaaaaaaataataaaatataattcaatTTAGGtgcacataataatatttttattatatctattatatatatatatatatatatatatatattttaatttaaagaTTGAGTCAGGTGTGTGCATTTTACACAAACCTACTGGAATACAAACTGAATGCCAAGAGGAAaggttaatatatatatttttaaataatcacATGTGCattaataatacaaacaatatagacattattttataatataaatataatataatatgttatttttttttttttttttcactatGTTGTAGAACTcaagaattaaataaaaaacttGCTATGAAAAGgttaattcaaaaaatacaatatatggaaagtaaagaaaaggaaaatatgaTTCAAGATGAACGAGCTAAAttggtaatttttttttttttttttttttttgatctagctattataaaaaaaaatatatatatatgcaatttaatataatggCTAGataacaagaaaaaaaaaaaaaaaaaaaaaaaaaaaaaatatatatatatatatatatacatatgtatatatatatattatattaattatgtgtatcttttttttttttttttttttcctttgtaGATAAAAGAAAGCAATAGAAGTAACAGAATTAGAacgtataattttttcagaGGCTATATAACCGAccatgtaaataaaaaaaaaattgatttgatatattttgaaaaggGTAAACTGGaatacatattaaatatattttaaaaatatgtcattaaaaaattatatttatttattttttttgttataataaagtttttttttttttttaatttttctttaaaacaaatacaaaaaaaaatatatacctatacatatatatgttattaacatatatatttggttgtatataatgaaacaagttaaaaaaaaaaaaaaatgaaaatgaaatacaaaacataaaaaaagatgaaaaataGGAAATTTTCGTTTAAAAGGAAGAGatacaatttttatttaaattaaatcaaggaataaaatattaaaatatagaaactacgaaaaagaaaatatatcatttaaaagGATTACatgaatgaataaataaaaaatatatatatatatacatatatatgctAAAAATCCCTTTCACATAAAAGTgcatttatttcttttttttggtgcgttttgattttttattttttcctctAAAAATTCCTTTTTACATTTAACAACTTGGCCAATTTTTAAGGGTTCCCAAAAATTCGTTTGTGCATATTTTgaatgaaaagaataatcAACTGTTGCATCGATTTTGCCTCctcctttttttaatatagaaTTTATACCACCTGGATGATGATTAATAAATGTAGACACATCATAAACATAACCATTAGCAATAATCCAACaatcattaattttataatgtctttttatttcacatattgtaaaatattctttatatttaatgaaattatattttaacattTGTTTTGGTTGTTCATCTTTttcaattaaaatattattattattattgttgttatttatataatatgtttcgTTTAATGTGTTAGCACTTtcatgtttattatatagatctatgttatttatactattattatttgtatctatatatttatcctctttcgtaataaatattttatattttgtatcaTTTGTGTTATTATGGTTGCTAATAATTTCCTTTTGTGTATTACAATTATTGATATTAGgagaattatttaaataattatcattaccATTGCACAAATAACTTATAtaactattattatcaatattatcaatattattattatcattataatatttttgttccTTTAGTAAAGCATCATTTTGTAACATATTAAGTTCATTGCCATTCTCTACATTCTCACATTTCAAAAGGTTTAGATTTTTGACAGGCATTTCCTTATTAgattcctttatttttttaaaatcctTTTCACATATCCTTAAATtatgttttttaaattttttatattttaagtacagatcttttctttttattttacataaaTTACATAGCTGAGAAAAACATACATCATCACAATGAATACAAGCATtacaatatttttcataattattattatgtttattttctatatcaacacttaatgatatatttgataAGGTAGCTattctataatttttattatctttatcatcattataatcaatatattcattaatattttctttacatGCATTTGATgatatttcttcttcatcatataACTGTTGTTTTATAATTGCAACATTTTCAAAAAGTTCAAAATTttcaaaagaaatattttctttcttacGCACGTGTATATCTTCTTTTACATCATtcattttgttattatatatatatgtatatatatcttataatttcattttaatatcctatattttgataataatgtCTTCTGCATTGTCTGAAAAATGTCTTCTTCAtctaatatttattaacatatacataaaatatataaatatgtataatatatatatgtgtcaTATAGACTTAATGAACACGTTGATGTGTTTATTTGtttgattatttatttatttatttattattattattatttattattttttttttacaaatttGATAGtggttcaaaaaaaaaaaaaaaaaaaaaaaattcataaaaaataattagaaatttttattagatattttttagactttttttttttttttttttttttttaaatctatATATCATTCTATAAACATGTATGCAATAAAATAAGTAGGtggcatttttttttttttttttttctcaattAAAACATTATATTGTAACAATACATACAACATTATATACAGATATATTACacctatatattttatatataggtgtactttttttttccttttttaattGCGGTTAATATTGTTACATAATAAATTTGTTACCTAtgtcaaaatataaataaaaaaaaaatatatattttataagattttacatttatttcattttattttattattattatttttactacATAGTTTTGTTAttccatataatttttatatttaagaatTCTTTTTCAACATCCTCTTTTTTAgtgtatttaaaaaaaaaaaaaaaaaaaaaaaaagcttcacattatatatataatattattttacatatataatttttataagtacaaatttataatattttttaaaatttagaaaaattaaaaataataataaaatatatatattaatatatataatataatatataatatataatatatttttttgaatactaaaaattgtaaaaagaaatatataaaaataataatatatttaaaaatatggaaatggtagattaaacaaaatattatgcATTActattatagatatatatattattagtgTATTTATATGAAGGTTTAACCTTAtcttctatatattatatattatcaaataatagaaacactacaaaaatatatatatattatatattttatatataatataaaatactatgtatatatatattcatatttagcTCAAgggattttatatatatataatattatattacctcaatatatatatatatatatattattacgtgtattttttgataattatataatataataatattaaaataaaataataaatggtaaatgaaagaaatatataaaaacaaaaaaaaaaaaaacaaatatgtggctatttttttttaaactatGAATTTATtagtttttgttttttttttttttttagcaaCTTggtgaattaaaaaatatcttttatttattgatttatttatttctgtttttttattaaacataAGTATGAATAAGTATGAagacataataaataaatatatataatatttatattatgtttttattttttcgtttttattttatatatttcctttttcaaCCTgttattcattataattcTTAGTTAACTAAAATAATTGAAACATATAAAACTCaaaaattatcataaatatataaaaaatataaatatatataaatatatatatatatatacatacatacatacatttttatattagtaTTTGCTATGtgaaatatttcttttttatttcatttgattataatttttttttctttattttttcttcgtTGTTAAAAAAGGCGtactattaattttattacttgagttatatatattcaagcAAGTTTGTAGTTTGTATGTTCTTTTGAAGATATAAATTTGTATGCAAAAAGGAGTACATAAatgattttttaatataataataaaacaacaaaaaaaaaaatataatattaaaataataatattaaaagaataatattaaaaaaataattcatttatataattataataataaaagtgtcTTTAGTTTAAAAATGTATCCACCttgtaaaaagaaaaaacttAATAACAACGAGGTAACcaacatttttttaaaaaatgaaaataagatgagtgttcataatatttctatGAATGCTGTTTTATGTTCCTCATTAAATTtagataatatttataaatatttttcaaattgtatatataaccCTAGAGAATTTAAATGTATGAGAATTGATGTACCCGTCAGTTTAAATACagtacataaatatataaaatatttgaataataaaaaggaaagacaaaatgatgatatatctaaaatgaaaaatgaaCAAGAGAATGAAACAATACAttctaataattatattaaagaaGAGAATATAACAACTGAAAGCAATAacttaaatgataataaattatcagATAGTAACAACTCTTTGAGTGGTAAAATATTAACAGATAATAAATCAGATGAGaattcaataaatatatctaaaaataaatctaatatagatgataataatagtgataataaaaatatagatattatttatgatatGGAAACGATGGATGCTTTTAATGAATCTGAACATacaatgaataaaaaattaattattaatgtttcaattttttcaaatggtaaaattatatgtacagGTAATAACTCAATTGAAGCTTGTAAAGTTGctatgaaaaaaattgaaaagaaattaaaacaattaaattttaaaaatattaaattaaaaaaaataacaattacAAATATTTTGGCTGTATATAATGTGGGATTTTCTATAGTCTTGCCCCTATTTGctcaatattataaaagtgtaagtaatataaaaaaggataaataaataaatataaatatatacatatatatatatatattttattttttgtattgtTTAATAGGTGGATTATGATCCAAATGTATTTCCAGCATGTAAAGTAAAAATTGCCCTTatgaatgatgataataagtCTAATGACAACAATGAGGTAAAAGttgttttttaaatatttattatatatatatgtatatattataatattattgtgaGTAAACCAAACGTGgtacataaatatacattataaagatataaacaGATAATTACATGttcatataaacatataattacatgttcatataaacatataattacatgttcatataaacatataattacatgttcatataaatatataattacatgtttatataaaaatatttcgatatatattttaaatttttatagcataatgataataattatgctTGGTGTAATGCTAAAAATACAATAGACAAGGATAAGAGCAAAGTGGATATCGTTTCTGCTAGTATTTTTTCAACTGGCAATATAACTTTAACAGGGGGAAAAAGTTACGAAAATCTtcaaaaatgtattaatatattattgccatatttaattaaaagtAAATCTCAACATTGATATATTAAcagtaatattttttttttttttttttttttggaaaactgacataaatatttcaatatttatgtgtatttatttatttattttttttttttttttatgattaacttaaaaatatatgcctAATAATTACACTTTAACGAATATTTTTTGTACTGTCCTTTggtttcttaaaaaaaaaaaaaataaataaatacaatataatacaatataatataatacatatatatatttggattggttcataaaaaaaaaatacatatatatatatatatatatatatataaatacatatatatattttatatgtacgtatggaaaaatatgaaacgagtcatatatatatatatatatatatatatatatatatatataacattttatgTATGTATCGGCATGAgggatatatttttttcggATGCTATaactaaataaataaatatatatttatatatatatatatatatatatatatatttatatttatttatttatttatttattatttatatttaatatcatGAACTGGATGTGGAATACCTACTGGATGTTGTAATTTCCTGGTCTGttgaaaatgatgatgaagttGAGGTATGGTCTGAAGGTAtactaaaaatattataatcataattattaatataattaagatCACTTAATCGTACagctttttctttatcatttttataagaattaatattatcatcatagatattaatatatagatCAAAACAATCATGAAAGCATTTATGATTTAATAAGTTTTGTAAGGGATCTCTTTTTTCAACATCTTCTTGTAAgcatgaatataaaaaagatttaATTGTTTGATcgaaatttaaataatctaATTTATCTCCAGTAAATGTATCAATTAATGTTTCTTCAAATATTTTTCCAATCATATAAGAATATGctttttgtaattttaatttatcttcaaaataaaaacaatttttttcTGTATCATAATCTAAAGGatctatattttcttctattctttgtttattattagtaTAATCCATAATATATTGCTCACAATCtactatttttaatttatttttaatttctggtggcatataataaaatattgtttTACTATAAGATTTTGTTGCAATTGTTTgttcaatattatttaataaaaaaagaacagTACGATTAGGTAATAAGCCTAATGGTATTCCaacatttataattaaattatcttcttttaaaaatattcttgAACATTTaagtataattaaaatatcaaactttaaaaatgttaataatattttcatgatttttaacataatacattttaatttaaaaactCTTAATTTTAAATCAATACCAGATAAAAACtcactatatataaattcatttaaTGGTGtaccatttatatatttactcttttctataatttttttttttatttctactGATATagggaaaaatatattttctattttatattcttttacaAGAAACTTAAATGTTTTTAATGCTATAGTTATATGATTCTCTATATGtcttaaatttaaaatacatcctttcctttttttcttattcatttcatttttctttttttcatccATTTGATGATATAGCATTTCTATTATATGTTTACCTTTCATGATATAGTCacaattttcttttaatgatTGTGCATCACCATTGTACAAATTAtcaatattgttattttcaATGTTATTTTCAATGTTATTGTCAATGTTATTGtcaatattatcatcattattatcatcatcatcatcacaATTTTGGTTCCTTTGTTGTTCTCCCTCATttgtattcatataatacCTTGGAATGGTATTTATTCCATGACCCTTTTCATAGGGTACCTTTGAAGACATATGTtcaagatatatttttttactcTTCACAATTCCATTATGATTATCATctctattattatcatcattattatagtcacttttatttttattcttattttcaaTCTGTTTATCATCGTAAATATATAGGACACCTAAATTTATAcgtttaaattttaaaacaCAGAACTGTTCCAATTCTAAACAATAGACTTGCCATATGAAAGAGTGAGAATAGACACCTAAGAAGTTCATAAATTTTACGTCTTTATCATACTTAGGAATCTTCTTTTTACAATGTTCAATAATTTGTATTTTATCAAAATGTTTTTGTTCACATGTTATTTCATTTagtttatgatatatattttttttagtaaatttataatataaatctttTGTATAATATACTAACTTATCTAAATTGTTCAggtgataataattttccaTTTCATTCCAGTGTGtttc
It encodes the following:
- a CDS encoding peptide chain release factor 1, putative, translated to MKKLLFFFYCYIWFDLFVHVSNFYIKPKNYYTHKAKRTKNNVLKRYSFQLYNKKQTDLYNDNKNFIRIEFRPGVGGEEALTWSKELLNTYKLFAERNKCKVEKIQDISDSLVISSNENLNIIKEDKQIEINLYDLFKNESGIHQVKRIPKNDSKNRIHSSTATIAIFFHKKEEPKYEINLKDLKISTFRSSKPGGQNVNKIESGVCILHKPTGIQTECQEERTQELNKKLAMKRLIQKIQYMESKEKENMIQDERAKLIKESNRSNRIRTYNFFRGYITDHVNKKKIDLIYFEKGKLEYILNIF
- a CDS encoding transcription initiation TFIID-like, putative; amino-acid sequence: MYPPCKKKKLNNNEVTNIFLKNENKMSVHNISMNAVLCSSLNLDNIYKYFSNCIYNPREFKCMRIDVPVSLNTVHKYIKYLNNKKERQNDDISKMKNEQENETIHSNNYIKEENITTESNNLNDNKLSDSNNSLSGKILTDNKSDENSINISKNKSNIDDNNSDNKNIDIIYDMETMDAFNESEHTMNKKLIINVSIFSNGKIICTGNNSIEACKVAMKKIEKKLKQLNFKNIKLKKITITNILAVYNVGFSIVLPLFAQYYKSVDYDPNVFPACKVKIALMNDDNKSNDNNEHNDNNYAWCNAKNTIDKDKSKVDIVSASIFSTGNITLTGGKSYENLQKCINILLPYLIKSKSQH